One Flavobacterium cerinum genomic window, ATTAGTTGTTACGGTTACCGTTTTGGTAAACACGCCTTTTGCAGCAGCATTGAAAGTTGCGGTGATTTTCGCATTTCCGTTTGGTGCGATCGGGGTTTTAGTATAATCTGTAGCAGTACATCCGCAAGATGCTTTAACATTAGTGATGATCACTGCTGTTTTACCCGTATTTTTAAATTCGAAATCGATTTTTGCCGGTTTTCCTTGTGGAATTTCTCCTAAATCGATAGTTTCACTTTTCCATTGAATCGGTGATGTTGCGTTTGTATTAACAACTACCGTTTCATTTGTTTTTACAGGATTTCCTGTGAATGACATTAATCCTAATGCTAATGCTAAAACTGAAAGTTTGATCATTTTCATAATTTCGTAGTTTATATTATTATTTTTTTGTTGGTTCTTGTTGTACAGTCCAAAAGTATTCCAGACGTTTCAAGATCGATGTTAACCGTTTTTAAAAGTTTGTTAATGACTTGTTAACAGTGCAAAAAAAGCTTTTTTTTCAGTAATATTACAGTAATCAACAGTATTAATTTTGAAGATCAACCGACTCAACAGTATCATTATTCTGGGCCTGATTGCCATTGTGGGCATTATTATCGCACAATTACTCTGGACCAAAGAGGCCTTTAACCTGGAAGAGAAGAAATTCACCCAGAAAGTTCATATTGCTTTACTGGAAGTAGCTAAAAAACTATACGAAGGTAAAAACCACGAACTTCCCGCTAATAGTCCGATTAACAAAGTTTCGAATGACTACTATATTGTAAATGTTGATAATGATTTTGAACCGGAAATTCTTGAATACTATCTAAAAACAGTCTTTAAAAAGTTTAATATCACTACCGATTTCGAATACGCCATGTACAATTGCGAAAGTGATGAGATGGTGTACGGAAATTATGTTGCTATCAGCGATACTTCTAAAAAAGAGAATTCGGTGTATTTCCCGAAACATAAAAATCTGGTCTATTATTTTGCAGTTCGTTTTCCAAATGAAACGTCTTACCTCTTTAGTTCGTTAAAGTTCTGGTTTATGCTTTCATTTGCCTTGGTTGTTATCCTTATTGTCTATGTATATTCCATTTTTACGTTATTACAACAAAAGAAATATTCGGAATTACAACGTGATTTTATCAACAATATGACGCATGAGTTTAAAACACCACTATCTTCTATTCTGATTGCTTCTAACTATCTCAGTAAACAGGAACCGATTCGAAATGATCCGAAGCTCGACAAATATGCTTCCATTATTATTGACCAGAGTAAAAAACTCAACCATCATATTGAAAAGATTCTGAATATTGCTAAATCGGATGATACACCGCTAAAACTGCAAAAAAAAGAGATTTTACTCAATGCGGTATTACAGGATGTTACCGAAAACATTCAGCTTCGTTATCCGGAAGTACGTATTAACGTCGAAAATCCGGATAAATCGCTTCAGATTTACGGGGACGAATTTCATTTTACAAATATTGTTTACAATTTGATTGACAATGCGGTTAAATATTGTAATACAACGCCTGAAATCCAGGTTAAGGTTACTAAAGAACCCGGACGTGTACGATTGATGTTTACTGATAACGGGATTGGTATTTCACAAAAAAATATTTCCTTTATATTTGACAAGTTCTATCGGATTCCGGGTAAAAAAAGTAATGAGGTAAACGGTTTCGGATTGGGACTGTATTATGTAAATAAGATTTGCAAACTGCATAACTGGAAAATATCCACCAAGAGTCACCTGGAAAAAGGAACAACCATAACGCTATTAATACCCGAAAAATAATGTCGAAATACAAAATTCTATATGCTGAAGACGATGAAACACTGGCTTTTCTGACCAAAGATAATCTGGAACTGAACGGCTACGAGGTTTTCCATTGCCCGAACGGAGAAAATTGTCTCGAACTGTTTAAAACCGGCTCGTTTGACATTTGTATTTTGGATATCATGATGCCTAAAATAGATGGCTTTGAACTGGCTACAGCGATTCGCGAAATTGACACTGAGATTCCCATCATCTTTTTATCGGCCAAAACGTTAAAAGAAGACCGGATTAAAGGACTGCGTTTAGGGGCCGATGATTACCTGGTCAAACCTTTTAGCATCGAGGAATTATTACTTAAAATTGAAATTTTCCTGAAGCGCTCCCAAAAGAAAACGGCTCCGGAAAAAAGCGGTTATATCGTAGGGACTTTCCGGTTTGATGCTGAAAATTACGTATTGGTTAAAGGCGATAAAAAAACAGTATTAACGCAGAGAGAATCCGAATTACTAAAATTATTTCTGGACAATAAAAACACCGTCCTGAAACGGGAACAAATTCTAACCTCTTTATGGGGTGACGATGATTATTTTATGGGGCGAAGCCTTGATGTCTTTATTTCCAGACTCCGAAAATTATTGTCGGAAGAAACCGGCATACAAATAGAAAATCTGCACGGCATCGGTTTTAAATTTACTATAAAAGAGTAATTTCTTTCGGGTTACAACACCAAAAGGCCGGAACTTCGCAATGTATTGATTGGTTTCGAATACCAAAACAGTTCAAAATCTTCCCGATCCTCATTCTCGTAATCCGATTTAACCTCATTAAATGTCAAAGTCTTGTTTTGTGCAACCGCCATTTTAGGTAAAGCCGATATAAGCCATTCCGCATCTTCTTTGTTCACCTGAATAACAAAGCTTTCTTTTTTATCGTGGAATGTCAAACTGGCCATTTCAAATTGCCTTCCTTTTTTATTTTTGGTAAAATAGGATACTGTTGGTTTTCCTCCTATCCAAACCACCTTTGCCGTCGGTTTAATCATAAAAGTATCGTCGTCCTGCAAAGCATTATAAATATAATCTGATGTTACTTTTGTACGTGGTATTTTAAAATCAAACCAATCCTGCAACGGATAATCAAAGCAGATTCCATGCATATAATTGAACAGTGATTTCTTTAAGCCAAAACTAAACTTATCATGATCCGTTCCGGTTTTATCAATATGGATGATATCGTTATTTGCGAATGCACCGATCGTTTCCGTTTCTTTTTGCACACCGAATTTTTCAGGGTACATCCCAACCGGACTATGCGCTGTCATCGCAAACTGATGCCAGAATCCCGATTGTAAAATGCCCAACTCAAATAATTGTCGTACCATTTCCAGACTATCGATAGTTTCCTGAGCCGTTTGTGTCGGAAAACCATACATCAGATACGCATGGACCATAATTCCCGCTTCAGTAAAATTCCGGTTAACGCGAGCCACCTGCGCTACAGTTACGCCTTTCTGAATCAATTCCAGTAAACGATCTGAAGCCACTTCCAATCCTCCGGAAACCGCAATACATCCGGAAGCTTTTAGCAACAAACATAAATCTTTGGTAAAGCTTTTTTCAAAACGAATATTCGTCCACCAGGTTACAGCCAGTTTCCGTTTTAAAATTTCCAATGCAACTGCCCGCATTAAGGCAGGAGGTGCAGCTTCATCAACAAAATGAAAGCCATTTTGCCCGGTTTGCGTAATTAGCTCTTCCATTCGGTCCACTAACATCTTAGCCGCTATCGGTTCGTAAACTTTGATATAATCCAACGAGATATCGCAAAAAGTACATTTCCCCCAATAACAACCGTGCGCCATTGTAAGCTTGTTCCAACGCCCGTCACTCCACATACGATGCATCGGGTTTACAATTTCGATCACCGAAATATATTGATCCAGCAATAAATCGGTGTAATCCGGTGTTCCGACTTCCGACTGTTTATAGTCCCGACAAGCCGGATTATTATAATAAACAACCTTATTATCTTCTAAAATAAAGGTTCTTTTTAATTCTTCTTTACTCAATTTTCCCGCTACATAAGCAATCATATTCTCAACCGGCGCTTCTCCGTCATCTAATGTGATAAAATCGAAAAATTCCATTACCCGTACATCACTTAATGATCGTAATTCAGTATTCGGAAAACCGCCACCCATCGCAACCTTAATATTCGGATGGTGTTTTTTAATCCATTGTGCGCAACGGAAAGCACTGTATAAATTGCCCGGAAAAGGAACCGAAAAAGCTACAATTTCAGGATTTAGAACCGACAATCGTTCTGCTAATAACTGCAAGGTTATTTGATCGATATACGTATATTCCTGTTGCAGATGATTGTATAATTCATCAAAAGAATTCGCTGATCGTCCTAATCGTTCTGCATAACGGCTAAAGCCAAAATTCGGGTCGATACATTCTACAATCAGATCTGAAATATCTTCCAGATAAAGCGTAGCCAAATGTTTCGCCTTATCCTGCGTTCCCATAGTACCAAAAGCCCAGTCCAATTCTTCCAGCTGTGCAAAACGAGAGGCTTCCGGTAAAAAATCTTCCTGACAAATCAAATGTGCCAGAGTCGGATTTTTCCCCTGAAGAAACAAAATAACCGGATCAATCGTTTTGATGTATTCGTCCTGCAAGGCTATAATACGCTGACTATTATCCGTCCATTCCGTTGTCTGACTTTCGATTTCAGCAAACATTTCAATTAATCCCTTTTTCGAGAACAATTTTAAGATGACCTCAATGCCCAAATCCGCCTGAAAGGAGCTTATATTTTTGGTATTCAGGAATCCCTTTACGTAGGCCGTACCCGGATATGGAGTATTCAGCTGTGTAAAAGGCGGTGTAATCAGAAAAATGGTTGTCGGCTTCATTGGCTATACATCATTGAGACTGCAAAAATATCATTAAAATGTGAATTCTTTCTATAATAAACTATATTTGCCCCTTTTAGCACTTATAATCCATGGCCTTTATTACAAAAACTTGCATTCGATATTTTCTATTACTTTTATTTTTCCCATCATTTATACTATTAGCACAAAACAAGTCGGAAACAAGCGGTTTTAAAGAAAATGTAGGTCAGATTGTAGATCAAAAAGGAACTGCAAACAATGCGGTTGCCTATTTATTACACACCAGAGGCTTAAACGTACAACTAAAAAAACAAGGATTTTCATACGATCTCTATGATATCAAAACGGTTCCTTTAACAAAAGAGGATGCGCTCTTCTTTCCGGAACATCCAACGATAACAAAACCGAAAACATCTTCTCAATATTCTTTTCACAGGGTAGACATCAACTTTCTGAATGCCAATCCAAATGTAGCGCTTATCGGGAAAGAAAAATCAGATGACTATGAAAATTATTACACCAGCTCGATAAACACACCGGTTGCAAAAGTTTATACCTATCAAAAAGTAGTGTATCAGGAATTGTATCCGAATATTGATCTTTTGTTTTTTATACCGGATGATCACTCAAAAGCAGTTGAATACAATTTCATTTTAAAACCCGGAGCACGATTGTCGGACATACAATTTGAGGTTAAAGGGGCCAAAACGGATTTGGAAGACAATAAGATCAAAATGCGCGTTCGCTTCGGATCGATGGAGGAAGTGATGCCTGCCAGTTGGATCGAAGACAATCAAAAAAACAGAAAAGAGATTGCCATTCAGTATAAAAAAATCAAAAAAAACACCTATGGCTTTGCCGGTCCTGCCGGTTACAATGATAAAACAATTGTTATCGACCCGGTTCCGATTCGTCTATGGGGTACTTATTATGGTGGAAGCGGTAGTGAAAACATAAACGATATCATCACTGATAACTTAAATAACATTTATATAAGCGGGATTACTTCCAGCCCAAACAATATCGCTACAGCCGGATCTTACCAGCCGGATCTTACCACAGGTTTTAATGGCTTTATTGCCAAATTCGATCCTAATGGCAACCGAATTTGGGCGACATATCATACTGCTTTTCCAATTGTCTTGTGTACCGACAAAGACTACAATGTTTATTTTGCCGGAGATACGACCACACCAGTAGCACAACTAACCACACCAGGATGCCATCAACCGAACAAGGATATCCACAGGGATGCCTATGTTGTTAAATTAAATACGAACGGGCTCAGAGAATGGGGAACCTATTATGGTGGAAATTTTAACGATTCTGCTCGCGGGATCATTGCTGACAATGCAAATAATGTTTATCTGTGTGGCCAAACCGATAGTGGTACCGGTATTGCTACAGCCGGATCTCATAAGCCGAATATCGATGCTGCCAACAGCACCACGGATGCTTTTCTTGTAAAATTCTCAACACAGGGAGTCCGAATCTGGGGAACTTATTATGGTGGTACCGGAGCCGAGAGTTTTAACTCTTGTCTCATCTCAGACGACAATTTTTTATACGCCGTTGGCGGCTCCTGGAGTAATAATAATATTGCAACACCTGGTGCTTATCAGACTAGCCTAAATGGAGGTAGCGACAATATCATTATTAAATTCGGATTGGATGGACAGCGTATATGGGGAACCTATTTAGGCAGTACTGCTAATGATAACATTCATTTTGGAAAGTTAAAAGGTACAGCAATCTATCTGGTTGGAAAAACAATGGGGCAATCCGGAATCGGAACGCCCGGTACTTTTTTTGAGACGTTCCAGCTTATTCCTAATATAATGCCTTCTATTATTGAGAGTAGTTATATCATAAAATTTGATGTTGCAACCCAAGAAAAGGTATGGGGAACGTATTTTCCTGATATGATAATGGGGCTTTCTGCTAATCAAAATCAGGATGTTTATTTTTCCGGTTATACAAAAATAAGCACCGGAATCACAACTCCTGATGCCTATATGCCAACTAAAATCAATGCCAGCTACAATTCTACAGTCTATCTGGTTAAACTGAACAGTTCAGGTCAGCGGGAATGGGGTACCTATTATGGCGGAGAAATTAGCGATCAGATGGGATTAACAGCTGTTGACAGTTCTAATGATATTATTTTGTATGGCACTTCTGTCAGCAGAACTGGTATTGCTACAACAGGGTCACATCAACCGGATTTTGCTTCTGTTCCCACTGGAAATACAATCGGCGCTGATACTTTTTTAGTTAAATTTAAAGACTGCCATTCGGCTACAACAGCTAGCAGTAATTCCCCGGTTTGCATTAACGGTAATTTGGAATTAACTGCCAGTGGAGGAACAAATTATCAATGGTCTGGTCCTAACGGTTTTTCCTCTACACTTCAAAATCCGACAATTCAGAATGTAACAGCTTTACATAACGGACAATATAGTTGTGTTATAACCGGTACCGGTGGATGCGACAATACCATTACACTAAATGTAACGGTAGGTAATGCCGCTATTCCCACACCTTCCCTGTTGAATTTACCGGCAATTAATGGCGATTGTAACACTGTCATCACAACAATTCCTACGGCACAGGATAACTGTAGCGGACTGATACAAGGTATTACAACAGATCCGTTAACATATACGATTCCCGGTTCCTATACTATAACCTGGCATTATGGAAGCGGAACAAACAGTATTACCCAGACACAAAATGTAAACATTACCGCCACTCCGGAACCTACAGCCAGTAATCCACAATCATTCTGTATCCAACAAAATGCTACTATTGCCGATATTACAATTAGCGGTCAGAATATTCTCTGGTACGACAATCTTAACGGAAATATAGTAAATACCGGTACGCTATTACAGGACAACACTACTTATTATGCCTCACAAACCCTTAATAATTGTGAAAGCTCGTTAATTCCAATCACGGTAAGTCTGGTTACAACTCCATTACCAAACGCGACTACTTCGCAGATACTTTGCGATAATCAAAATGCTACTTTAGCCGATATCCAAATAACAGGAAACTCTATCAAATGGTATGATAGTAGCACAGGAAACACAATACTACCTGCAACAACAATAATACAGAACAATACTACCTATTTCGCAACTCAAACGATAAATGGATGTGAAGGCCCTCGAATAGGAATACACGTCACGTTAACCCATACTGTTAATGCACAGGATTATGCTACTTATATTTGTGATGATCAAAATAATAACACGGAACTAGTCGATCTTACTTCTTTTAATACCAATATCGTATCGGACACTTCTATTAACTTTTCGTATTACACAACGCTTTCCGGTGCCGAAAACCAAAGTGATAATGCATCAATAAATAATTACACCAATTATGGGCTGACAATGGGTTCCAATATCGTTTATGTTCGTGCTCAGGCTGCTAACGGTTGTTATCAGGTTGTACGTTTAACACTAACACTGGTCAATCCGCCACGTATCGAAATTCCCGATGTTATGGCAATCTGTTCCAATAACACGATTATTCTTAATGCAAGTGGTAATTACAGTAGCTATCTATGGTCTACCGGTGCGACTACTTCATCTATTACAGTGAGCCAACCTGGAAATTATACCGTTACCGTTACGCAAAACCATGGAATGGTGAGTTGTTCGACGACTAAAAATATTAGTGTGGTAACATCCAACGCTCCGGTTATTAGAAATATCGTGACAACCGACTGGACCGAAAATGAAAATACAATATCAGTAATTCTTACCGGCGGTAGCATTGGTAACTACGAATATTCATTGGACGGCATACATTTCCAAAACAGTAATAGCTTTACCAACCTGAGTAGTGGGAATTATACCGTTTATATAAAAGATAAAAACGATTGCGGGCAAACCACTAAAGATGTTTTTCTACTCAATTATCCCAAATTCTTTAGTCCAAACGGAGATGGCCATAATGACAGATGGCGAATTAAATTCTCAAATTATGAAAAAGGATTAACCGTACGAATCTTTGATCGATTTGGTAAGTTTATCAAAGAGCTTAAGCATAATGATTCCGGTTGGGATGGCACCTATAATGGAGCGCCACTTCCCGCTACCGATTACTGGTTTGTCGTAATACGAAAAGACGGAAAAGAGCACAGAGGTCATTTTTCGTTAATCCGTTAAAAAGAAAACGTATAGTGTGCCACTATACGTTTTCTTTTTGAATACTGTTCAGCTTATCCACATATAATATTGTCTCATCGCTATCGCGGTCGGCTTCAAACATCGGACTAAATTTTGCACCATAAACAATTTCACGTAAGGTATAAGAAGTACGCTTTACTACTGTGGCACTAAACATATCGTCAAACACCTTTACAAAAACCAGGATTTCCCCTTTCTGTTTGGCATAATCTTCTTCCGTAAAGGTAAATAACGGACTATTTTCTGTGATCGGATGCACTAGTGTCCAACTCAGTGCCAACATATTAATTTTCTCCAATTCCAGATCGAGTGTAAAAAACTTATTGATTTTTTTGCCGTCTTCTTCCAGGCTTAATCCAATTGTTGCCTTAGCTTCAGCTTCCATTAGGTTGGTGTTCTTATAAGGCGTCATTCGCAGCATCAGGGCTTTACCGTCTTTATACGGTGCGATAACTGCATTTTGCGAAAAACGTATCAAGGCTTTCGGTTTACTAAATCTTCCGTAAAACAAACCGGTCGCAATGGCAAAACTCAACAATCCGAATAAGGCTTCAACCGACGCAACAAAACTGGTCATAAAACCGGTCGGACTAATATGTCCGTAACCTACAGTCGTAAAAGTCTGCGCACTGAAAAAAAACGCCTGTCCGAACTGATCAACTGCCGTAACAGCAGTGATTCCCTGTAAATGTTCCACTCCGATCAGAAAGTAAATACAGGCAAAAAGAAAGTTGACAATTAAATAAAAGGCGAAGATGATAAACATGAATTTCCATCGCGGTACATCGATCATCGCATGATACCAGCTAATCCGTTCAGTAATTCCGACTCCTACTTTCCGTACATTGGCATTTCCGTCTTTATTGACAAAACGTCCGCCATAAATAGACGCATTGCTTCCGAAACCTGTATTTTCATCGGCCTTAGCCCTCGAACTAATTCGTTTTAAGAATGCCATTGTACTTTTTTAAGTAAAGCTACTAAAAAAACAGCTTCCATTTTACTACATATTTACGGTGTTCTATCAATAAAAAAGCCCCGGATTTACCGAGGCTTTGTTTGTATAGTGTCCTGTTATTTACTCAGGTACATTTTTCTTCTGGAGTACAATTCGTAGAACTGATCGTCTTTCAGGTCATCAATAAACAAGATGCTTTCTCCTGTTGATTTCATTTCAGGACCTAAAGCTTTGTTTACGTTTTTAAACTTACTGAATGAGAATACCGGTTGTTTGATTGCATATCCGTTTAATTGCGGGTTAAAATCAAAATCCGTTACTTTATTTTCACCCAACATTACTTTTGTTGCGTAGTTTACATAAGGTTCTCCGTACGCTTTTGCGATAAACGGCACCGTACGCGATGCTCTCGGATTCGCTTCAATGATATAAACCGTATCGTCTTTAATCGCAAACTGGATATTGATAAGTCCTACCGTTTTTAAAGCTAAAGCTATTTTTTTCGTATGATCTTTAATTTGCTGCATTACAAACTCACCCAAATTGAACGGCGGTAATGTTGCATTACTGTCACCCGAGTGAATTCCACAAGGTTCGATATGTTCCATAATACCGATAATGTATACATTTTCACCATCACAGATTGCATCCGCTTCCGCTTCAATCGCTCCGTCAAGATAATGATCCAGTAATAATTTATTATTCGGTATTTTACGTAACAAATCCACTACGTGTTCTTCCAGCTCTTGTTTGTTGATCACGATTTTCATCCC contains:
- a CDS encoding DUF1573 domain-containing protein: MKMIKLSVLALALGLMSFTGNPVKTNETVVVNTNATSPIQWKSETIDLGEIPQGKPAKIDFEFKNTGKTAVIITNVKASCGCTATDYTKTPIAPNGNAKITATFNAAAKGVFTKTVTVTTNAEEAPKVLVFKGTVI
- a CDS encoding sensor histidine kinase, which codes for MKINRLNSIIILGLIAIVGIIIAQLLWTKEAFNLEEKKFTQKVHIALLEVAKKLYEGKNHELPANSPINKVSNDYYIVNVDNDFEPEILEYYLKTVFKKFNITTDFEYAMYNCESDEMVYGNYVAISDTSKKENSVYFPKHKNLVYYFAVRFPNETSYLFSSLKFWFMLSFALVVILIVYVYSIFTLLQQKKYSELQRDFINNMTHEFKTPLSSILIASNYLSKQEPIRNDPKLDKYASIIIDQSKKLNHHIEKILNIAKSDDTPLKLQKKEILLNAVLQDVTENIQLRYPEVRINVENPDKSLQIYGDEFHFTNIVYNLIDNAVKYCNTTPEIQVKVTKEPGRVRLMFTDNGIGISQKNISFIFDKFYRIPGKKSNEVNGFGLGLYYVNKICKLHNWKISTKSHLEKGTTITLLIPEK
- a CDS encoding response regulator transcription factor, whose product is MSKYKILYAEDDETLAFLTKDNLELNGYEVFHCPNGENCLELFKTGSFDICILDIMMPKIDGFELATAIREIDTEIPIIFLSAKTLKEDRIKGLRLGADDYLVKPFSIEELLLKIEIFLKRSQKKTAPEKSGYIVGTFRFDAENYVLVKGDKKTVLTQRESELLKLFLDNKNTVLKREQILTSLWGDDDYFMGRSLDVFISRLRKLLSEETGIQIENLHGIGFKFTIKE
- a CDS encoding B12-binding domain-containing radical SAM protein; the protein is MKPTTIFLITPPFTQLNTPYPGTAYVKGFLNTKNISSFQADLGIEVILKLFSKKGLIEMFAEIESQTTEWTDNSQRIIALQDEYIKTIDPVILFLQGKNPTLAHLICQEDFLPEASRFAQLEELDWAFGTMGTQDKAKHLATLYLEDISDLIVECIDPNFGFSRYAERLGRSANSFDELYNHLQQEYTYIDQITLQLLAERLSVLNPEIVAFSVPFPGNLYSAFRCAQWIKKHHPNIKVAMGGGFPNTELRSLSDVRVMEFFDFITLDDGEAPVENMIAYVAGKLSKEELKRTFILEDNKVVYYNNPACRDYKQSEVGTPDYTDLLLDQYISVIEIVNPMHRMWSDGRWNKLTMAHGCYWGKCTFCDISLDYIKVYEPIAAKMLVDRMEELITQTGQNGFHFVDEAAPPALMRAVALEILKRKLAVTWWTNIRFEKSFTKDLCLLLKASGCIAVSGGLEVASDRLLELIQKGVTVAQVARVNRNFTEAGIMVHAYLMYGFPTQTAQETIDSLEMVRQLFELGILQSGFWHQFAMTAHSPVGMYPEKFGVQKETETIGAFANNDIIHIDKTGTDHDKFSFGLKKSLFNYMHGICFDYPLQDWFDFKIPRTKVTSDYIYNALQDDDTFMIKPTAKVVWIGGKPTVSYFTKNKKGRQFEMASLTFHDKKESFVIQVNKEDAEWLISALPKMAVAQNKTLTFNEVKSDYENEDREDFELFWYSKPINTLRSSGLLVL
- a CDS encoding DUF7948 domain-containing protein — its product is MAFITKTCIRYFLLLLFFPSFILLAQNKSETSGFKENVGQIVDQKGTANNAVAYLLHTRGLNVQLKKQGFSYDLYDIKTVPLTKEDALFFPEHPTITKPKTSSQYSFHRVDINFLNANPNVALIGKEKSDDYENYYTSSINTPVAKVYTYQKVVYQELYPNIDLLFFIPDDHSKAVEYNFILKPGARLSDIQFEVKGAKTDLEDNKIKMRVRFGSMEEVMPASWIEDNQKNRKEIAIQYKKIKKNTYGFAGPAGYNDKTIVIDPVPIRLWGTYYGGSGSENINDIITDNLNNIYISGITSSPNNIATAGSYQPDLTTGFNGFIAKFDPNGNRIWATYHTAFPIVLCTDKDYNVYFAGDTTTPVAQLTTPGCHQPNKDIHRDAYVVKLNTNGLREWGTYYGGNFNDSARGIIADNANNVYLCGQTDSGTGIATAGSHKPNIDAANSTTDAFLVKFSTQGVRIWGTYYGGTGAESFNSCLISDDNFLYAVGGSWSNNNIATPGAYQTSLNGGSDNIIIKFGLDGQRIWGTYLGSTANDNIHFGKLKGTAIYLVGKTMGQSGIGTPGTFFETFQLIPNIMPSIIESSYIIKFDVATQEKVWGTYFPDMIMGLSANQNQDVYFSGYTKISTGITTPDAYMPTKINASYNSTVYLVKLNSSGQREWGTYYGGEISDQMGLTAVDSSNDIILYGTSVSRTGIATTGSHQPDFASVPTGNTIGADTFLVKFKDCHSATTASSNSPVCINGNLELTASGGTNYQWSGPNGFSSTLQNPTIQNVTALHNGQYSCVITGTGGCDNTITLNVTVGNAAIPTPSLLNLPAINGDCNTVITTIPTAQDNCSGLIQGITTDPLTYTIPGSYTITWHYGSGTNSITQTQNVNITATPEPTASNPQSFCIQQNATIADITISGQNILWYDNLNGNIVNTGTLLQDNTTYYASQTLNNCESSLIPITVSLVTTPLPNATTSQILCDNQNATLADIQITGNSIKWYDSSTGNTILPATTIIQNNTTYFATQTINGCEGPRIGIHVTLTHTVNAQDYATYICDDQNNNTELVDLTSFNTNIVSDTSINFSYYTTLSGAENQSDNASINNYTNYGLTMGSNIVYVRAQAANGCYQVVRLTLTLVNPPRIEIPDVMAICSNNTIILNASGNYSSYLWSTGATTSSITVSQPGNYTVTVTQNHGMVSCSTTKNISVVTSNAPVIRNIVTTDWTENENTISVILTGGSIGNYEYSLDGIHFQNSNSFTNLSSGNYTVYIKDKNDCGQTTKDVFLLNYPKFFSPNGDGHNDRWRIKFSNYEKGLTVRIFDRFGKFIKELKHNDSGWDGTYNGAPLPATDYWFVVIRKDGKEHRGHFSLIR
- a CDS encoding ion channel — translated: MAFLKRISSRAKADENTGFGSNASIYGGRFVNKDGNANVRKVGVGITERISWYHAMIDVPRWKFMFIIFAFYLIVNFLFACIYFLIGVEHLQGITAVTAVDQFGQAFFFSAQTFTTVGYGHISPTGFMTSFVASVEALFGLLSFAIATGLFYGRFSKPKALIRFSQNAVIAPYKDGKALMLRMTPYKNTNLMEAEAKATIGLSLEEDGKKINKFFTLDLELEKINMLALSWTLVHPITENSPLFTFTEEDYAKQKGEILVFVKVFDDMFSATVVKRTSYTLREIVYGAKFSPMFEADRDSDETILYVDKLNSIQKENV